A portion of the Brevundimonas pondensis genome contains these proteins:
- a CDS encoding TetR/AcrR family transcriptional regulator has translation MTATETKPRPRAKAKPAPKPKAQRREETTTRILDVAEALFARDGLHGVTLKAVAKEAGVDTALLHYYFDDKNRLFSTVFGRRAEVVNRLRLDSLDRYEAEHGDAMTVRGAIDAFLRPLFVLFDEGDKAWLNYAALVAQVNNTPVWGGDTMHQHFDPVIDRFIGVLRRIAPETPPRQIYWFYHLLSGSLTLSLAQTGRIDVLSGGLCKSSEMGAICDAMEAVFTGGFEAIRR, from the coding sequence ATGACCGCCACCGAGACCAAGCCGCGCCCCAGGGCGAAAGCCAAGCCCGCGCCCAAGCCCAAGGCCCAGCGCCGCGAGGAGACGACGACCCGTATCCTCGACGTGGCCGAGGCCCTGTTCGCGCGCGACGGCCTGCACGGCGTCACCTTGAAGGCCGTGGCCAAGGAGGCGGGCGTCGATACGGCCCTGCTGCATTATTATTTCGACGACAAGAACCGGCTGTTCTCGACCGTCTTCGGCCGCCGCGCCGAGGTGGTGAACCGGCTGCGCCTCGACAGTCTGGACCGCTACGAGGCCGAGCACGGCGACGCCATGACGGTGCGCGGCGCCATCGACGCCTTCCTGCGCCCGCTATTCGTCCTGTTCGACGAGGGCGACAAGGCCTGGCTGAACTATGCCGCCCTGGTGGCCCAGGTGAACAACACCCCCGTCTGGGGCGGCGACACCATGCACCAACATTTCGACCCGGTGATCGACCGCTTCATCGGCGTGCTGAGACGCATCGCGCCAGAGACGCCACCGCGCCAGATCTACTGGTTCTATCACCTGCTGTCGGGGTCGCTGACTTTGTCGCTGGCCCAGACGGGCCGTATCGACGTCCTGTCCGGCGGCCTGTGCAAGTCCTCGGAAATGGGCGCCATCTGCGACGCCATGGAGGCCGTCTTCACCGGCGGGTTCGAGGCCATCCGCCGCTAA
- a CDS encoding CoA-acylating methylmalonate-semialdehyde dehydrogenase yields MRDIRHFIDGAAFDGASGRFGDVFNPNTGEVQARVQLATVGEMDRAVQAAQAAFEGWSSTNPQRRARVMFEFKRLVEANMNELAELLSSEHGKVIADSKGDIQRGLEVIEFACGIPHALKGEYTQGAGPGIDVYSMRQPLGVVAGITPFNFPGMIPMWMFGMAIAAGNTFILKPSERDPSLPVRLGELMMEAGAPKGVLNVVHGDKVAVDAILTHPDIHAVSFVGSSDIAHYVYQMGAQHGKRVQAMGGAKNHGIVLPDADMDQVIKDLTGAAYGSAGERCMALPVVVPVGQRTADELRERLVSEIPNLRVGVSTDVEAHYGPVVTQTHKDKVLGWINKGVEEGAELVVDGREFSLQGHEKGFFIGPSLFDHVKPEMESYKEEIFGPVLQIMRAASFEEALSLPSKHQYGNGVAIFTQNGRAARDFAARVNVGMVGINVPIPVPVAYHSFGGWKRSAFGDINQHGMEGLRFWTKTKTVTARWPDSELEHADSSFVIPTMG; encoded by the coding sequence ATGCGCGACATTCGCCACTTCATCGACGGTGCGGCCTTCGACGGCGCATCGGGCCGTTTCGGCGACGTGTTCAACCCCAACACCGGCGAGGTTCAGGCCCGCGTCCAGCTGGCGACCGTCGGCGAGATGGACCGCGCGGTTCAGGCCGCTCAAGCCGCCTTCGAGGGCTGGTCCTCGACCAACCCGCAGCGCCGCGCCCGCGTCATGTTCGAGTTCAAGCGCCTGGTCGAGGCCAATATGAACGAGCTGGCCGAGCTGCTGTCCTCGGAACACGGCAAGGTCATCGCCGACTCTAAGGGCGACATTCAGCGCGGCCTGGAAGTCATTGAATTCGCTTGCGGCATCCCGCACGCGCTGAAGGGCGAGTACACGCAAGGCGCCGGGCCCGGCATCGACGTCTATTCCATGCGCCAGCCGCTGGGCGTCGTGGCGGGCATCACCCCGTTCAACTTCCCCGGCATGATCCCGATGTGGATGTTCGGCATGGCGATCGCCGCCGGCAACACCTTCATCCTTAAGCCGTCCGAGCGTGATCCGTCGCTGCCGGTGCGTCTGGGGGAACTGATGATGGAAGCCGGCGCGCCCAAGGGCGTGCTGAACGTCGTCCACGGCGACAAGGTGGCGGTCGACGCCATCCTGACCCACCCTGACATCCACGCCGTCAGCTTCGTCGGCTCGTCGGACATCGCCCACTACGTCTATCAGATGGGCGCCCAGCACGGGAAACGCGTCCAGGCCATGGGCGGCGCCAAGAACCACGGCATCGTCCTGCCCGACGCCGACATGGATCAGGTGATCAAGGACCTGACCGGCGCGGCCTATGGCTCGGCTGGCGAGCGCTGCATGGCCCTGCCGGTGGTGGTGCCGGTCGGTCAGCGCACCGCCGACGAACTGCGCGAGCGTCTGGTCTCGGAGATCCCCAACCTGCGCGTCGGCGTCTCGACCGACGTCGAGGCCCACTATGGCCCGGTCGTCACCCAGACCCACAAGGACAAGGTCCTGGGCTGGATCAACAAGGGCGTCGAGGAAGGCGCCGAACTGGTCGTCGACGGCCGCGAGTTCAGCCTGCAGGGCCACGAGAAGGGCTTCTTCATCGGCCCGTCGCTGTTCGACCACGTCAAGCCCGAGATGGAATCCTACAAGGAAGAGATCTTCGGCCCGGTGCTGCAGATCATGCGCGCCGCCAGCTTCGAGGAGGCCCTGAGCCTGCCGAGCAAGCACCAGTACGGCAACGGCGTAGCCATCTTCACCCAGAACGGCCGCGCGGCCCGCGACTTCGCCGCCCGCGTCAACGTCGGCATGGTCGGCATCAACGTGCCGATTCCGGTGCCGGTGGCCTATCACTCGTTCGGCGGCTGGAAGCGTTCGGCCTTCGGCGACATCAACCAGCACGGCATGGAAGGTCTGCGCTTCTGGACCAAGACCAAGACCGTCACGGCCCGCTGGCCTGACAGCGAACTGGAACACGCCGACAGCTCCTTCGTCATCCCGACAATGGGCTGA
- a CDS encoding LysR family transcriptional regulator — protein MFDWDDVRIFIAAARAGSLAVAAQRLGIDAATVGRRVARLETALKSTLVVRSASGLLLTAAGAQLLETALDAESAMEAAERVTRPDLIAGTVRISASEGFGGAVLAPALPALLAAHPGLNIELAASSGFLSPSRREVDMAITLSPAASPRLIVEPLTPYQLALYAAPEHLTRHGAPQRVEDLPDFDIVGYVDDLIYAPELHYLDEIRPNLRPRLASSSIRAQRDMIAAGGGIGVLPCFLAEGLMRVLPDQVLIERRFWLSTHREVHGTARLKAARRWIKSLCQNTAARLSPY, from the coding sequence ATGTTCGACTGGGACGACGTTCGCATCTTCATCGCCGCCGCGCGGGCGGGCTCGCTGGCTGTGGCGGCGCAGCGACTGGGCATAGACGCGGCCACGGTCGGGCGGCGCGTGGCGCGGCTAGAGACGGCGCTGAAATCGACCCTGGTGGTGCGCTCGGCGTCCGGCCTGCTGCTGACGGCGGCGGGGGCGCAACTGCTGGAGACGGCGCTGGACGCCGAAAGCGCGATGGAGGCCGCTGAGCGGGTGACGCGGCCCGACCTGATCGCCGGCACGGTGCGGATCAGCGCCTCCGAGGGCTTCGGCGGCGCGGTCCTAGCCCCCGCCCTGCCCGCGTTGCTGGCGGCGCACCCCGGCCTGAACATCGAACTGGCCGCCAGCTCCGGCTTCCTGTCGCCCAGCCGGCGCGAGGTGGACATGGCCATCACCCTGAGCCCCGCGGCCAGCCCGCGCCTGATCGTCGAGCCGCTGACGCCCTATCAACTGGCCCTCTATGCCGCGCCCGAGCACTTGACCCGGCATGGCGCGCCGCAGCGTGTTGAGGACCTGCCGGACTTCGACATCGTCGGCTATGTCGACGACCTGATCTATGCGCCGGAGCTGCATTATCTGGACGAGATCCGCCCCAACCTGAGGCCGCGCCTGGCCTCATCCTCGATCCGGGCGCAGCGGGACATGATCGCGGCGGGCGGCGGCATCGGGGTCCTGCCCTGCTTTCTGGCCGAGGGGCTGATGCGGGTCCTGCCCGATCAGGTGCTGATCGAGCGCCGCTTCTGGCTCAGCACCCACCGCGAGGTTCACGGCACGGCGCGGCTGAAAGCGGCGCGGCGCTGGATCAAGAGCCTGTGCCAGAATACGGCGGCGCGTCTGTCGCCCTACTAG
- a CDS encoding OmpA family protein, whose translation MIKLTSRAIAVTSVVLIGGLAASGCASHRFVRDNVAVVDGRVTEVDNHLTQVEGTAGEALNRANAAHKLAEGKFLYEVVLSDDSVKFPVNRDALSPEAEQRLSELVQRLKAENRNVYLEIQGHTDSSGDTHANEMLGQARAEAVRRFLSDQGIALNRMATISYGETKPVAPNNTREGRAQNRRVAIVVLS comes from the coding sequence TTGATCAAACTGACCTCTCGCGCGATCGCTGTGACCAGCGTCGTGCTGATCGGCGGCCTGGCCGCCAGCGGCTGCGCCAGCCACCGTTTCGTGCGCGACAATGTCGCCGTGGTCGATGGCCGCGTGACCGAAGTCGACAACCATCTGACTCAGGTCGAAGGCACTGCCGGCGAAGCCCTGAACCGCGCCAACGCCGCCCACAAGCTGGCTGAAGGCAAGTTCCTGTATGAGGTCGTGCTGTCGGATGACTCGGTGAAATTCCCGGTCAACCGCGACGCCCTTTCGCCCGAGGCCGAACAGCGCCTGTCCGAACTGGTCCAGCGCCTCAAGGCCGAAAACCGCAACGTCTATCTGGAAATCCAGGGCCACACCGACTCGTCGGGCGACACCCACGCCAATGAAATGCTCGGCCAGGCCCGCGCCGAAGCCGTCCGCCGCTTCCTCAGCGACCAGGGCATCGCCCTGAACCGCATGGCGACCATCTCCTATGGCGAGACCAAGCCGGTGGCGCCGAACAACACGCGCGAAGGCCGCGCCCAGAACCGTCGCGTCGCTATCGTCGTGCTCAGCTGA
- a CDS encoding TonB-dependent receptor plug domain-containing protein: protein MNRIAYATLAAASLLAAFPAAAVETDQQAAAPDVAGRAAATQVEDVVVTANRSAQPIERVGASVTVLTQAALENRQTTAVVELLAETPGVSYTRNGGVGTVSGLRIRGAESYHTVVLLDGVKMNDPTSTQGGYNFGNLLVGDTARIEVLRGAQSTLWGSQAIGGVVNIVTAEPTEALQGSLDAEAGARGTTYFRGGVGGAGERLNWRLAASRYSTDGFSADATGTEDDGYANTGLSGRVNLKLTDAVSLDLRSVWSDGRVDLDAWNGDARRYGNTRELAAYAGLNFDLLGGRLRNRIGHAWTDTDTQYYDPDVHVQPLTYDALGQNQRWEYQGVFAVSETLNATFGAESERSEMKVRVPDAWDPNPAYTRGKAGIDSVYGQVQWTALDGLTLTGGLRYDDHEVYGGKALGQAAAAWALNEGDTVLRASWGQGFRAPGLYELYSNLGNLTLQPEEFDSWEIGVEQRLFDRAVVSAVYFNRQADNEIRYNSCDVGTTDPLCGGVNRWGYYKNLQKTEAQGIELIGRVDVTDRLNLSANYTWTEAQNVEGDYNGKQLTYRPEHTANLAADYAWVFGLKTGVSVRYVGERFTTANNSADLDAYTLVDIRASYPINDHLEVYGRVENLFDEEYQTILNYGTAGQGAFGGVRVRF, encoded by the coding sequence ATGAACCGGATCGCCTATGCTACCCTCGCCGCCGCCAGTCTGTTGGCGGCCTTCCCCGCCGCCGCCGTTGAAACGGACCAGCAAGCCGCCGCGCCCGACGTCGCCGGCCGCGCCGCCGCCACCCAGGTTGAAGACGTAGTCGTCACCGCCAACCGTTCGGCTCAGCCGATCGAGCGCGTCGGCGCCTCGGTCACGGTCTTGACCCAGGCCGCTCTGGAAAACCGCCAGACCACGGCCGTGGTCGAGCTTCTGGCCGAGACGCCGGGCGTCAGCTACACGCGCAATGGCGGCGTCGGAACGGTCAGCGGGCTGAGAATCCGGGGCGCGGAAAGCTACCACACGGTCGTGCTTCTTGACGGGGTCAAGATGAACGATCCGACCTCGACGCAAGGCGGCTACAACTTCGGAAACCTGCTGGTGGGCGACACGGCGCGCATCGAGGTGCTGCGCGGCGCCCAATCGACCCTGTGGGGCAGCCAGGCCATCGGCGGCGTGGTGAACATCGTCACCGCCGAACCGACCGAAGCCCTGCAAGGCAGCCTGGACGCCGAGGCCGGCGCGCGCGGCACGACCTATTTCCGCGGCGGGGTCGGCGGCGCCGGCGAGCGCCTGAACTGGCGCCTGGCCGCCAGCCGTTATTCGACGGACGGCTTCTCGGCCGACGCCACCGGAACCGAGGACGACGGCTATGCCAATACCGGTCTGTCGGGGCGTGTGAACCTGAAGCTGACTGACGCCGTGTCGCTGGACCTGCGATCGGTCTGGTCGGATGGCCGGGTTGATCTCGATGCCTGGAACGGTGATGCGCGTCGCTACGGCAATACGCGTGAACTGGCCGCCTACGCCGGACTGAATTTCGATCTTCTGGGCGGGCGTCTGCGTAACCGTATTGGCCACGCCTGGACCGATACCGACACGCAGTATTACGATCCCGACGTACATGTTCAGCCCCTGACCTATGATGCTCTCGGCCAGAACCAGCGGTGGGAATATCAGGGCGTATTCGCCGTCAGCGAGACGCTGAACGCCACCTTTGGCGCCGAGAGCGAACGTTCGGAGATGAAGGTTCGTGTGCCGGATGCCTGGGACCCGAACCCCGCCTACACCCGCGGCAAGGCCGGTATCGACAGCGTCTATGGCCAGGTCCAGTGGACCGCACTGGATGGCCTGACCCTGACCGGCGGCCTGCGCTACGACGATCATGAAGTCTACGGCGGCAAGGCTCTGGGACAGGCTGCGGCGGCATGGGCGCTGAACGAGGGCGACACCGTCCTGCGCGCCAGCTGGGGACAGGGCTTCCGGGCACCGGGTCTCTATGAGCTCTACAGCAACCTTGGCAATCTGACGCTTCAGCCTGAAGAATTCGACAGCTGGGAAATCGGCGTCGAGCAGCGCCTCTTTGATCGCGCCGTCGTCTCGGCCGTCTACTTCAATCGTCAGGCGGACAACGAGATCCGTTACAACAGCTGCGATGTCGGCACGACCGATCCGCTTTGCGGCGGCGTGAACCGTTGGGGCTATTACAAGAACCTGCAGAAGACCGAGGCTCAGGGCATCGAGCTGATCGGTCGTGTGGACGTGACCGACCGCCTGAACCTCAGCGCCAACTACACCTGGACCGAGGCGCAGAATGTTGAGGGCGACTACAACGGTAAGCAACTGACCTATCGGCCCGAGCATACGGCCAATCTGGCGGCGGATTACGCCTGGGTCTTTGGTCTGAAGACGGGCGTGTCGGTGCGCTATGTCGGCGAGCGTTTCACCACCGCGAACAATTCCGCTGACCTGGACGCCTACACCCTGGTCGATATTCGGGCTTCGTATCCGATCAATGATCACCTGGAAGTCTATGGCCGTGTCGAGAACCTCTTCGATGAAGAGTATCAAACGATCCTGAACTACGGCACGGCCGGACAGGGCGCCTTCGGCGGCGTTCGCGTTCGCTTCTGA
- a CDS encoding response regulator, whose product MAAVRPQILVIDDEPQIHRFLSPALDAAGYEPRRADSGQEGLRGIALWSPDAVVLDLGLPDMDGKDVLARAREFYSGPIIILSARDKEAEKIAALDLGADDYVEKPFGVGELLARVRANLRQAAPRVEASGPLTAGEVVIDLERRLITRAEAAVRVTPKEYDVLAHLARNAGKVVGHRDLLTAVWGKAHADDTQYLRVVIGQLRQKLEADPAQPRLIATEPGVGYRLTA is encoded by the coding sequence ATGGCCGCTGTCCGTCCCCAGATTCTCGTCATCGACGACGAGCCCCAGATCCACCGCTTCCTGTCCCCGGCGCTGGACGCCGCCGGCTATGAGCCGCGCCGCGCCGACAGCGGGCAGGAGGGCCTGCGCGGCATCGCCCTGTGGAGCCCGGACGCCGTGGTGCTGGATCTGGGCCTGCCCGACATGGACGGCAAGGACGTGCTGGCCCGCGCGCGGGAGTTCTATTCCGGTCCCATCATCATCCTGTCGGCGCGCGACAAGGAGGCCGAGAAGATCGCCGCCCTGGACCTGGGGGCTGACGACTATGTCGAAAAGCCCTTCGGCGTCGGCGAACTGCTGGCCCGGGTCCGCGCCAACCTGCGCCAGGCCGCCCCGCGCGTGGAGGCCAGCGGGCCGTTGACGGCGGGGGAGGTGGTCATCGACCTGGAGCGCCGCCTGATCACCCGCGCCGAGGCCGCCGTGCGCGTGACGCCCAAGGAATACGACGTCCTGGCCCATCTGGCGCGCAACGCCGGCAAGGTCGTCGGCCACCGCGACCTGCTGACCGCCGTCTGGGGCAAGGCCCACGCCGACGACACCCAGTATCTGCGCGTGGTCATCGGCCAACTGCGTCAGAAGCTGGAAGCCGACCCGGCTCAGCCGCGCCTGATCGCGACAGAACCGGGTGTCGGTTATCGACTGACGGCCTGA
- a CDS encoding sensor histidine kinase: MLPTDKTPAAPRKRGRLKVFLGMSPGVGKTYEMLRAARRRKAEGDDVVVGVVETHGRKETMSLLRGLEVMARNPIAYRDRTLLEFDLDGAVARRPGLLLVDEYAHSNAPGSRHPKRWQDVEEILDAGIDVWTTLNVQHLESLSDVVLRITGVRQRESVPDSALSRADDIEVVDITPEELRKRLAEGKVYVPETARLASDNFFKVENLTALRELALRRAAQTVDDQLVARLREQGVPGPWAAGERILVLVSGDAMAAPLVRAGRRLSDMMMDAPWTVAHVDRPSGARHGVGSAGKLSDALKLAEQLGGRTVVLSGDDVVRAVMDHAHQNNITQIVLAKGRDSRLSEWLGRSLAAELLRQARGVAVHVITDGADLEEKTLREPRMVLTGGWRGYAVGAACVVAATGLALLLDRTFERVDLGVIYLSAVLAAGVLYGLRPALAAATLAFLTYNFLFLQPRYSFAIGSPTDLLTLIVFWAVALTTGVLAGRVREQARAAQRRASAVSALLAASQRLTGVGDRAAAARILAEQTAAAAGAGAVVLLPLNDELTLIAGAPTKAALDAEAMAAARWAWEKGEPAGHGTGTLPQARWTFRPLQGVRDRAGVAGIEAAALSPGSDEEKLALALLDQGAVAVERADLAGQAVETETLRRTDRFRGALMNSVSHDLRTPLSTVLGASTTLIDLGDKLTPAVRADLLLSIREEAERLSRYVGDLLDMTRLEGGGLNIRADWVDVRDVLNAAGKRVARRLGGRKMTRDFPAQLSLVMVDQGLLEQALVNILENAVAYSPDGSTVELAAYEDRGAVVISIEDEGQGIPTAELERVFDKFRRMEEPSDRSKGAGLGLAIAKGFVEAMNGRIAAASPIQDGKGTRILISLPKAVVTHPSLL; this comes from the coding sequence ATGCTCCCGACGGACAAGACCCCGGCCGCCCCGCGCAAGCGTGGGCGGCTGAAGGTTTTTCTGGGTATGTCGCCCGGGGTCGGCAAGACCTATGAGATGCTGCGCGCCGCCCGCCGCCGAAAGGCGGAAGGCGACGACGTGGTCGTCGGCGTGGTCGAAACCCATGGCCGCAAGGAGACCATGAGCCTGCTGCGCGGGCTGGAGGTCATGGCCCGCAACCCCATCGCCTATCGCGACCGGACCCTGCTGGAGTTCGATCTCGACGGCGCCGTGGCGCGCCGCCCCGGCCTGCTGCTGGTCGATGAATACGCCCACTCCAACGCCCCCGGCTCGCGCCATCCCAAGCGCTGGCAGGACGTGGAGGAGATCCTGGACGCCGGGATCGACGTCTGGACCACCTTGAACGTCCAGCATCTGGAAAGCCTGTCGGACGTGGTGCTGCGTATCACCGGGGTGCGCCAGCGTGAAAGCGTGCCCGACAGCGCCCTGTCGCGCGCCGACGACATCGAGGTGGTGGACATCACGCCCGAGGAGCTGCGGAAGCGCCTGGCCGAGGGCAAGGTCTATGTGCCCGAGACGGCGCGTTTGGCTTCGGACAACTTCTTCAAGGTCGAGAATCTGACAGCTCTGCGCGAACTGGCCCTGCGCCGCGCGGCCCAGACGGTGGACGATCAACTGGTGGCCCGCCTGCGCGAACAGGGGGTGCCGGGGCCGTGGGCGGCGGGGGAGCGGATCCTGGTGCTGGTCAGCGGCGACGCCATGGCCGCCCCCCTGGTCCGCGCCGGGCGGCGGTTGTCGGACATGATGATGGACGCGCCCTGGACCGTGGCCCACGTCGATCGGCCCTCGGGCGCACGCCACGGCGTCGGCTCGGCGGGCAAGCTGTCGGATGCGCTGAAGCTGGCGGAGCAACTGGGCGGGCGCACGGTGGTCCTGAGCGGCGACGACGTGGTGCGCGCCGTCATGGACCACGCCCATCAGAACAACATCACCCAGATCGTTCTGGCCAAGGGCCGCGACAGCCGCCTGTCCGAATGGCTGGGCCGGTCGCTGGCCGCCGAACTGCTGCGCCAGGCGCGCGGGGTGGCGGTCCACGTCATTACCGATGGAGCCGATCTGGAGGAGAAGACCCTGCGCGAGCCGCGCATGGTCCTGACCGGCGGCTGGCGCGGCTATGCCGTCGGCGCGGCCTGTGTCGTCGCGGCGACGGGCCTCGCCCTGCTGCTGGACCGGACCTTCGAGCGGGTTGATCTGGGCGTCATCTACCTGTCGGCGGTGCTGGCGGCGGGGGTGCTCTATGGCCTGCGTCCGGCGCTGGCGGCGGCGACGCTGGCCTTCCTGACCTACAACTTCCTGTTTCTTCAGCCGCGCTACAGCTTCGCTATCGGCTCGCCGACCGACCTTTTGACCCTGATCGTCTTCTGGGCCGTGGCCCTGACGACCGGCGTCCTGGCCGGGCGCGTGCGCGAGCAGGCCAGGGCGGCCCAGCGCCGCGCCTCGGCGGTCTCGGCCCTGCTGGCCGCCAGCCAGAGGCTGACCGGGGTGGGCGACCGCGCCGCCGCCGCGCGCATCCTGGCCGAACAGACGGCGGCGGCGGCCGGAGCGGGGGCTGTGGTCCTTTTGCCCCTCAACGACGAACTGACCCTGATCGCGGGCGCGCCGACCAAGGCGGCGCTGGACGCCGAGGCCATGGCCGCCGCCCGCTGGGCCTGGGAGAAGGGCGAACCGGCGGGCCACGGCACCGGAACCCTGCCGCAGGCGCGCTGGACTTTCCGGCCCCTGCAGGGCGTGCGCGACCGGGCGGGCGTGGCGGGGATCGAGGCGGCGGCCCTGTCGCCCGGTTCGGACGAGGAAAAACTGGCCCTGGCCCTGCTGGATCAGGGCGCCGTGGCGGTCGAGCGCGCCGACCTGGCCGGGCAGGCGGTCGAGACCGAGACCCTGCGTCGCACCGACCGTTTCCGGGGCGCGCTGATGAACTCGGTCAGCCATGATTTGCGGACGCCCCTGTCCACGGTGCTGGGCGCCTCGACGACGCTGATCGACCTGGGCGACAAGCTGACGCCGGCCGTGCGCGCCGACCTGCTGCTGTCGATCCGCGAGGAGGCCGAGCGGCTCAGTCGCTATGTCGGCGACCTGCTGGACATGACCCGGCTGGAGGGCGGCGGTCTGAACATTCGCGCCGACTGGGTCGACGTGCGCGATGTGCTGAACGCGGCGGGCAAACGGGTGGCGCGGCGTCTGGGCGGGCGGAAAATGACCCGCGACTTCCCGGCCCAGCTCAGCCTGGTCATGGTGGATCAGGGGCTGCTGGAGCAGGCGCTCGTGAACATCCTTGAAAACGCCGTGGCCTACAGCCCCGACGGCTCGACCGTCGAACTGGCCGCCTATGAGGACCGGGGTGCGGTGGTCATCTCCATCGAGGATGAGGGCCAGGGCATCCCCACCGCCGAGCTGGAGCGCGTCTTCGACAAGTTTCGCCGCATGGAGGAGCCGTCTGACCGGAGCAAGGGCGCAGGCCTCGGCCTGGCCATCGCCAAGGGCTTCGTCGAGGCCATGAACGGCCGCATCGCCGCCGCCAGCCCGATTCAGGATGGAAAAGGCACGCGCATCCTGATCAGCCTGCCCAAGGCCGTCGTCACCCACCCGAGCCTGCTCTAG
- the kdpC gene encoding potassium-transporting ATPase subunit KdpC, producing the protein MLSHIRPAVVMIALFTGVLGVAYPLAVTGVAQAAFPDQANGSLVRDKAGQVVGSALVGQTFSQPGYLHPRPSAAGDGYDAAASSGSNLGPLNPDLIARVKADAEKLRVEAGKAVVPADAVTTSASGLDPHISPAYARLQIARIARARGIGEAQVREVVEQHVEGRTFGVLGQPRVNVLLTNRALDARFARPAAEG; encoded by the coding sequence ATGTTGAGCCATATCCGTCCGGCGGTCGTGATGATCGCCCTGTTCACCGGTGTCCTCGGCGTCGCCTATCCCCTGGCCGTGACCGGCGTGGCCCAGGCCGCCTTCCCGGATCAGGCGAACGGCAGTCTGGTTCGCGACAAGGCGGGCCAGGTGGTCGGCTCGGCCCTGGTCGGCCAGACGTTCAGCCAGCCCGGCTATCTGCACCCGCGCCCCTCGGCGGCGGGCGACGGCTATGACGCGGCCGCCTCGTCCGGCTCCAACCTCGGTCCGCTGAACCCGGACCTGATCGCGCGGGTCAAGGCCGATGCTGAAAAACTGCGGGTCGAGGCGGGCAAGGCGGTCGTCCCCGCCGACGCCGTGACGACCTCGGCCTCGGGCCTCGACCCGCATATCTCTCCGGCCTACGCTAGGTTGCAAATCGCCCGCATCGCCAGGGCGCGCGGGATTGGAGAGGCGCAGGTGCGCGAGGTGGTCGAACAGCACGTCGAAGGCCGCACGTTCGGCGTTCTGGGTCAGCCGCGCGTCAATGTGCTGCTGACCAACCGGGCGCTGGACGCTCGCTTTGCGCGCCCTGCCGCGGAGGGCTGA
- a CDS encoding TorF family putative porin gives MRKRNLSKASGSNDALFGGACLVAIIALGLCSAPAKAEEKAGPDFAFNAAVASDYVFRGVSQTEGDPAVSAGVDVTQGAFYAGAWVGNVAFTGDADTEAEIDLYAGVRPEFGGFNWDFGVVSYFYAGQPDGADYDYVELKAATSRAVGPATLGAAIYYSPDFFGASEDEATYAEINGAISPADKWTISAAVGRQWVSSDFDYTTWNLGAAYQLTDHLALDVRYFDTDEHGFGSSYDSRVAASLKAVF, from the coding sequence ATGCGTAAACGTAACCTCTCCAAAGCCTCGGGCTCCAACGACGCCCTGTTCGGCGGCGCCTGTCTGGTCGCCATCATCGCCCTGGGCCTGTGCAGCGCGCCGGCCAAGGCCGAGGAGAAGGCGGGTCCCGACTTCGCCTTCAACGCCGCAGTCGCCAGCGACTATGTCTTCCGCGGCGTCAGCCAGACCGAAGGCGATCCCGCCGTCTCGGCCGGGGTCGATGTGACGCAAGGAGCCTTCTACGCCGGGGCCTGGGTCGGAAACGTCGCCTTCACCGGGGACGCCGACACTGAGGCCGAGATCGACCTCTACGCCGGGGTCCGGCCCGAGTTCGGCGGCTTCAACTGGGACTTCGGCGTGGTCAGCTACTTCTACGCCGGCCAGCCGGACGGCGCCGACTACGACTATGTGGAGCTGAAAGCCGCGACCTCGCGCGCCGTCGGCCCGGCGACCCTGGGGGCGGCGATCTACTACTCGCCGGACTTCTTCGGCGCGTCCGAGGACGAGGCGACCTATGCCGAGATCAACGGCGCGATCAGCCCGGCGGACAAGTGGACGATCTCGGCGGCGGTGGGCCGTCAGTGGGTGTCGTCCGACTTCGACTACACCACCTGGAACCTGGGCGCGGCCTATCAGCTGACCGATCATCTGGCGCTGGACGTCCGCTATTTCGACACCGATGAGCACGGCTTCGGCTCCAGCTATGACAGCCGCGTCGCAGCCAGCCTGAAGGCGGTCTTCTGA